Proteins encoded in a region of the Clostridium beijerinckii genome:
- a CDS encoding LicD family protein: MNNNTNYSNYEDLRLRDAQLIMASILKDVKKICDKHNIRYFLDAGTLIGAVRHKGFIPWDDDIDIGMLREDYNKFLSVVKNELPDHLFLQTHENDPNYDIYQVPCKIRYNNTLFIEDKIAENEKMHNGLFIDIIPYDSLPKKRWVYNIQRKISNFVLRSFIRIREKPEKLTLKNKITYFIYNIVSSIFTTKRRQKLFDFLVKWNDRNSEYMGYGLDTVWSQYIYRKEDFFDLIKVEFEGDYFNAPRNYDAVLTQLYGDYMTLPKEEDRVWHARIIKKLKNTK, translated from the coding sequence ATGAACAATAATACTAATTATTCAAATTATGAAGACTTACGGCTAAGAGATGCGCAGCTAATAATGGCAAGCATTTTAAAAGATGTAAAAAAAATTTGTGACAAGCATAATATTAGATATTTTTTAGATGCTGGAACGCTTATAGGAGCGGTAAGACATAAAGGATTTATACCATGGGATGACGATATTGACATTGGAATGCTTAGAGAAGATTATAATAAATTTTTAAGTGTAGTTAAGAATGAACTACCTGATCATTTATTTTTGCAGACTCATGAAAATGATCCTAATTATGATATCTATCAAGTTCCATGCAAAATAAGATATAATAATACACTTTTTATTGAAGATAAGATTGCAGAAAATGAAAAGATGCATAATGGTTTATTTATAGATATTATACCTTATGATAGTCTTCCTAAAAAAAGATGGGTATACAATATTCAAAGAAAAATAAGCAATTTTGTATTAAGAAGTTTCATAAGAATTAGAGAAAAACCTGAAAAGCTTACATTAAAAAATAAAATTACATATTTTATTTATAATATTGTATCAAGTATTTTTACAACAAAAAGAAGACAGAAATTATTTGACTTTTTAGTTAAATGGAATGATAGAAATTCAGAATATATGGGATATGGATTGGATACAGTATGGAGTCAGTACATATATAGAAAAGAAGATTTTTTTGATTTGATAAAGGTTGAATTCGAAGGAGATTATTTTAATGCGCCTAGGAATTATGATGCTGTTTTAACACAATTGTATGGAGATTATATGACACTTCCGAAAGAAGAAGATAGAGTATGGCATGCCAGAATAATAAAAAAGTTAAAAAATACTAAATAG
- a CDS encoding glycosyltransferase family 2 protein, giving the protein MENTKDLISVIVPVYNVEKYLPQCIDSILNQTEKNLEIILVDDGSLDNSGKICDEFSKKDDRIIVIHKKNNGLSSARNAGLEIARGNYIGFVDSDDWLDKTMYEVLLKLLKENNSDISCCDFFKTANSNDSIPHIDNEIINSYNNIESLNNFYNGLYTQTVVAWNKLYKRELFKDISYPVGKIHEDEGTTYKLYYKANKITYTNRPLYYYRITPNSITTSKFNKKRLDIIDVYDEKVKFIKNINNEEIYSKTLKWYLFKLINCYFECSNNIENNTEYLTLINQKVSETYKSYIQSDKKQLHWIILFSIFKINPKLYKIILRG; this is encoded by the coding sequence ATGGAAAATACTAAAGATTTAATTAGTGTTATTGTGCCTGTTTATAATGTTGAGAAATATTTACCTCAATGTATAGATAGCATTTTAAATCAAACTGAAAAAAATCTTGAAATTATTTTAGTTGATGATGGTTCATTGGATAATTCCGGAAAGATATGTGATGAATTCTCTAAAAAGGATGATAGAATAATTGTTATACATAAGAAAAATAATGGTCTAAGTTCTGCCAGAAATGCTGGCCTTGAGATAGCTAGAGGAAATTATATTGGTTTCGTAGACAGCGATGACTGGTTAGATAAAACTATGTATGAAGTTTTGTTAAAATTGCTAAAGGAAAATAATTCTGATATTTCATGTTGCGATTTTTTTAAAACAGCTAATAGCAATGACTCAATACCTCATATAGATAATGAGATTATTAATTCTTACAATAATATCGAAAGCCTAAATAACTTCTATAATGGCTTATATACTCAAACAGTAGTAGCTTGGAATAAACTCTATAAACGAGAACTCTTTAAAGATATTTCTTATCCTGTAGGCAAAATTCATGAGGATGAAGGCACTACATATAAATTATATTATAAAGCTAATAAAATCACTTATACTAATAGGCCTTTATACTATTATAGGATCACTCCTAACAGTATAACTACAAGCAAGTTTAATAAAAAAAGGTTAGATATAATAGATGTTTACGATGAAAAAGTTAAGTTCATTAAAAATATAAATAATGAAGAAATCTATTCAAAAACATTAAAATGGTATTTATTTAAGCTTATAAATTGTTATTTTGAATGTTCTAATAATATTGAAAATAATACTGAATATTTAACCTTGATTAACCAAAAAGTATCGGAAACATATAAATCTTATATTCAAAGCGATAAAAAACAACTTCACTGGATAATTTTATTTTCTATATTTAAAATCAATCCTAAATTATATAAAATAATATTAAGAGGTTAA
- a CDS encoding MBL fold metallo-hydrolase: MMTKYFKSFILFFLICLSFHLFTETIVYAEQQTNEISQKTNESTLHNSTNEDSSKNTDKDISTSISNNESEKDSKKDTDNNNNATSVPNKQEEVSIPYGWKTIDSKKYYIVNDKVLAKTGWFMEKDVNPDITSKDNSYDDKYYLDSDFSVVIGWKEIDGTWYYFNKDGIMQTGWVYDNNIYYTDKDGAMQTGWQKINGDTYYFDQYGHMATHKTLIDNNWYFFNDDGQLQKGLYYYKNKEYYSDDKGIMVVNTWVNSRNHKYYIKSDGSVAIGKLYLNGTMEDFNSNGYYQGSDKDDKDYLFVRHLNVGNADCAFIRLPSGETVLIDTGDTTTSETLIDFLNSQNLKKDFFKSTTTSSSVQATESNTSKISNGKGVVDYVVLTHPHSDHIGGVIDLLKNFNVGKILVPKYFEMKDFTSINDTTSSASEKEIMKYDYEVYTETMNAIKKSGVPLVTAEPKSYIDSENILQFVHADKDYPSFEAANPYQEYTLLNNNSALVYLNYHDLQELFAADIEWGAENDFLSRKALDGKEVDVLKVPHHGNPTSSSYPFIGYVNPIVGIISRAKESISTTNESYNVLTTCGVNIYETSSNPDGISVYSTKDNWNVEPAASKS; this comes from the coding sequence ATGATGACAAAATATTTTAAAAGTTTTATACTATTCTTTCTAATCTGTTTATCTTTTCATCTTTTTACAGAAACAATAGTATATGCTGAACAGCAAACAAATGAAATTTCTCAAAAAACAAATGAATCAACTTTACATAATTCAACAAACGAAGATTCTTCAAAAAATACTGACAAAGATATTAGTACAAGCATTTCAAACAACGAATCAGAGAAAGATTCAAAAAAAGATACAGATAATAATAACAATGCAACTTCTGTACCGAATAAGCAGGAAGAAGTATCTATTCCATATGGATGGAAAACTATTGATTCTAAAAAATACTATATAGTTAATGATAAAGTTCTCGCAAAAACTGGATGGTTCATGGAGAAAGATGTTAATCCTGATATAACCTCTAAAGATAACAGCTATGATGATAAATATTATCTAGATAGTGATTTTTCAGTAGTAATTGGCTGGAAAGAGATAGACGGAACCTGGTATTACTTCAATAAAGATGGAATAATGCAAACTGGATGGGTTTATGATAATAATATCTACTATACGGATAAAGATGGTGCCATGCAAACTGGATGGCAAAAAATAAATGGGGATACTTATTATTTTGATCAATATGGCCACATGGCTACTCATAAAACATTAATAGATAATAATTGGTATTTCTTTAACGATGATGGACAACTTCAAAAAGGTCTTTATTATTATAAAAATAAAGAATATTATTCTGATGACAAAGGAATAATGGTTGTAAATACTTGGGTTAATTCTAGAAATCACAAATATTACATAAAATCCGATGGTTCTGTTGCCATTGGAAAGCTTTATTTAAACGGAACTATGGAAGATTTTAATTCAAATGGTTACTACCAAGGTTCAGATAAAGATGATAAAGACTATTTATTTGTACGCCATTTAAATGTAGGCAATGCTGACTGTGCATTTATAAGATTACCTAGTGGAGAAACTGTCTTAATAGATACTGGTGATACAACAACTAGCGAAACATTAATAGACTTTTTAAATAGTCAAAACCTAAAAAAAGATTTTTTCAAATCTACTACTACTAGTAGTAGTGTACAAGCTACTGAATCTAACACTAGCAAAATTTCTAATGGAAAAGGAGTTGTAGATTACGTAGTGCTTACACATCCTCACTCAGATCACATTGGTGGAGTGATTGATTTGCTAAAAAACTTTAATGTCGGAAAAATATTGGTTCCTAAATACTTTGAAATGAAAGACTTTACAAGTATAAATGATACTACTTCTAGTGCCAGTGAAAAAGAAATTATGAAATATGATTATGAAGTATATACAGAAACAATGAATGCTATAAAGAAAAGCGGAGTACCTTTAGTTACAGCTGAACCAAAATCATATATTGATAGCGAAAATATTTTACAATTTGTTCATGCTGATAAGGATTATCCAAGCTTTGAAGCAGCTAACCCTTACCAAGAATATACATTGCTAAACAATAACTCTGCTCTTGTTTATTTGAATTATCATGATCTTCAAGAATTATTTGCTGCAGATATTGAATGGGGCGCAGAAAACGACTTTCTTAGTAGAAAAGCCTTAGATGGAAAAGAAGTTGATGTATTAAAAGTTCCTCATCATGGAAATCCAACATCTTCATCGTATCCATTTATCGGATATGTTAACCCAATTGTAGGAATAATTTCTAGAGCTAAAGAATCTATTAGCACTACTAATGAATCTTACAATGTTCTAACTACATGTGGTGTCAACATATATGAGACAAGCAGTAATCCTGATGGAATTTCAGTATATTCTACTAAAGATAATTGGAATGTAGAACCAGCAGCTAGTAAATCTTAA
- a CDS encoding PTS sugar transporter subunit IIC has protein sequence MSSSGTTLNEKVLPIVMKFVGLKGVVALKDGILFTLPLTLVGSVFLLLAQLPYQPLNDWLNVTLGAGWTDPLFKANGATFNMIALVATIGIAYTYAKNEGHEPLSAGIISFVVFILTTSSSVTTKSGETVGDVIPTAWCGGKGMVTAIIIGLIVGAVYSWFMANKITIKMPDGVPQGVVNSFAALIPAAVIVLGATIVYMIFKWGLQTTFIEWIYKVLQTPLQGMTDSLGGVLVMGFLIPFLWWFGVHGATIVSGVMSGILQSNTLDNAAIVTSGKELTIPNGAHIVTQQFLDQFMTVTGSGMTIGLVICMLFFAKSAQCKQLGKLAIVPGIFNINEPITFGTPIVMNPFMAIPFIITPMLSGTILYFAIATGIVPPFGGVMVPWTTPAPISGLLTGGVRTAILQLLVLAMSFFVYLPFFKRQDSINLKNELAAQHGDNIQA, from the coding sequence ATGTCATCATCTGGGACAACTTTAAACGAAAAAGTATTGCCAATAGTTATGAAGTTTGTTGGTTTAAAGGGAGTTGTTGCATTAAAAGACGGTATTTTATTCACTTTACCATTAACTTTGGTAGGATCGGTATTTTTATTGCTAGCGCAATTGCCATACCAACCGTTAAATGATTGGCTAAATGTTACATTAGGTGCAGGATGGACTGACCCGCTGTTTAAAGCAAATGGGGCAACTTTTAACATGATAGCACTTGTTGCAACAATAGGAATAGCATATACTTATGCTAAAAATGAAGGTCATGAACCTTTATCAGCAGGAATAATATCATTTGTAGTATTTATATTAACAACTAGCTCTTCAGTAACTACTAAAAGTGGAGAAACAGTAGGTGATGTCATACCAACAGCATGGTGTGGTGGAAAGGGAATGGTTACAGCAATTATAATAGGATTAATAGTTGGAGCGGTTTATTCATGGTTTATGGCAAATAAGATTACAATAAAGATGCCTGATGGCGTACCACAGGGAGTTGTGAATTCGTTTGCAGCATTAATACCAGCAGCAGTTATAGTGCTTGGAGCAACAATAGTTTATATGATATTTAAATGGGGATTACAAACAACATTTATTGAATGGATATATAAAGTACTTCAAACACCATTACAAGGTATGACAGACTCATTAGGTGGAGTTTTAGTCATGGGATTTTTAATTCCATTCTTATGGTGGTTTGGTGTTCATGGAGCAACAATAGTAAGCGGTGTAATGTCAGGGATATTACAATCAAATACCTTAGATAATGCAGCTATAGTTACAAGTGGAAAAGAATTAACAATACCAAATGGAGCGCATATAGTAACACAGCAATTTCTTGATCAATTTATGACAGTAACAGGATCTGGTATGACAATAGGTTTAGTAATATGTATGTTATTTTTTGCAAAATCAGCACAATGCAAACAACTAGGAAAACTCGCAATAGTACCAGGAATATTTAATATAAATGAACCAATTACATTTGGAACACCAATAGTAATGAATCCATTTATGGCAATTCCATTTATAATTACTCCAATGCTATCAGGCACAATACTTTATTTTGCAATAGCAACAGGAATAGTTCCACCATTTGGTGGGGTAATGGTTCCATGGACAACTCCAGCACCAATATCAGGACTTTTGACAGGTGGAGTTAGAACAGCAATATTACAGTTATTAGTATTAGCAATGTCATTCTTTGTTTACCTTCCATTCTTTAAGAGACAAGATAGTATAAACTTAAAAAATGAATTGGCAGCTCAACATGGTGATAATATTCAGGCATAA
- a CDS encoding PTS sugar transporter subunit IIB, with protein MVIIRLFCAAGMSTSLLVNKMKEAAKNKGIDVDIEAFPESQMDKNIEGVDVALLGPQVGYTLNKAKRICEPKGIPVDVIPMVDYGMMNGQKVLDFALKLAGK; from the coding sequence ATGGTAATAATTAGATTATTTTGCGCAGCAGGAATGTCAACAAGTCTTTTAGTAAACAAAATGAAGGAGGCAGCTAAGAATAAGGGGATAGATGTAGATATTGAAGCTTTTCCAGAAAGTCAAATGGATAAAAATATAGAGGGAGTTGATGTTGCATTATTGGGTCCGCAAGTTGGATATACATTAAACAAAGCAAAAAGGATATGCGAACCTAAAGGAATACCTGTGGATGTTATACCAATGGTTGACTATGGAATGATGAATGGGCAAAAAGTTTTAGACTTTGCCTTAAAGCTAGCAGGAAAATAG
- a CDS encoding PTS lactose/cellobiose transporter subunit IIA — translation MEELEMAIMNIIINAGDCKNHAYMALNNVNEGKYEEADKEMQLANDALAKAHDGQTMFLHKEANGEKIDMSVLFVHAQDHLMTAITEKNLIEQIIELRKVVNTLVK, via the coding sequence GTGGAAGAGTTAGAAATGGCAATCATGAACATTATAATAAACGCTGGAGATTGTAAAAATCATGCGTATATGGCACTTAACAATGTAAATGAAGGAAAATACGAAGAAGCTGATAAGGAAATGCAATTAGCAAATGATGCATTAGCAAAAGCACATGATGGGCAAACAATGTTCCTTCATAAAGAAGCAAATGGTGAAAAGATTGACATGTCAGTTTTGTTTGTGCATGCACAAGATCATCTAATGACAGCAATAACAGAGAAAAACTTAATTGAACAAATAATCGAACTAAGAAAAGTGGTAAATACATTGGTTAAATAA
- a CDS encoding PTS sugar transporter subunit IIC, protein MSLNQTLNEKVVPAVMKFVNLKGVQALKDGMLFTLPLNIVGSIFLLIACFPVKAFTDGMASAFGPGWNDPLFKLQHSTMGIMAVVAVIGMTYVYCKNEGLEPFSPAVIALSVFLTVTNDFVMFKATSDATPIQVGGVIPQDWTGGSGMITAIIVSLVVSFVYCAMVKKNITIKMPEGVPQGVVNAFSALIPATVIFIGATVVYAVCKFGFNTSFVEIIYKVVQTPLQAASDSLPGAILIAFAVPFLWFFGIHGGMTVSGMVGALLTANTAANAKLQEAGTLDLAHGAHIVTQQFYDNFINLAGSGQTLGFTILLLVLAKSAQYKQLGRLALPANLFNINEPVLFGTPVVMNPIMGVPFILTPVVNAILLYFAIATGILAPMGGALPPWTVPAVFSGLIIGGPSYAIAQLVFLLVGMAIYFPFFKKVDAMSYADELAAQKHENSAQA, encoded by the coding sequence ATGTCACTCAATCAAACACTGAACGAAAAAGTAGTGCCAGCGGTAATGAAATTCGTTAATCTTAAAGGTGTTCAAGCATTAAAAGATGGTATGTTATTTACTTTACCATTAAATATTGTTGGATCTATATTCTTATTAATTGCTTGCTTCCCAGTAAAAGCATTTACAGATGGTATGGCTAGCGCTTTTGGACCAGGTTGGAATGATCCATTATTTAAATTACAGCATTCAACAATGGGTATTATGGCAGTGGTAGCTGTTATAGGTATGACTTATGTATACTGTAAAAATGAAGGTCTTGAACCTTTTTCACCAGCAGTAATTGCTTTAAGTGTATTCTTAACTGTAACAAATGATTTTGTTATGTTTAAAGCTACATCTGATGCAACTCCAATTCAAGTTGGTGGAGTTATTCCACAAGACTGGACTGGTGGATCAGGTATGATTACTGCAATTATTGTAAGTTTAGTTGTTTCATTTGTTTATTGCGCAATGGTAAAGAAAAATATTACAATCAAGATGCCAGAAGGTGTACCTCAAGGTGTTGTTAATGCATTCTCAGCATTAATTCCAGCTACAGTTATATTTATAGGTGCAACTGTTGTATATGCGGTATGTAAGTTTGGATTCAATACTTCTTTTGTAGAAATTATATATAAAGTTGTTCAAACACCATTACAAGCTGCATCAGATTCACTTCCAGGAGCTATACTTATTGCTTTTGCTGTTCCATTCTTATGGTTCTTCGGAATTCATGGAGGTATGACAGTATCAGGTATGGTAGGTGCTTTATTAACTGCTAATACTGCAGCTAATGCTAAATTACAAGAAGCAGGGACTTTAGATCTTGCTCACGGAGCTCATATAGTAACTCAACAATTCTATGATAACTTCATTAACTTAGCAGGTAGTGGTCAAACACTTGGATTTACTATATTATTATTAGTACTTGCAAAATCTGCTCAATATAAACAATTAGGTAGATTAGCACTTCCAGCTAACTTATTTAATATTAATGAACCTGTATTATTTGGTACTCCAGTAGTAATGAACCCAATAATGGGTGTACCATTCATACTTACTCCAGTAGTAAATGCAATATTACTTTATTTTGCAATTGCAACAGGAATACTTGCACCAATGGGTGGAGCATTACCACCTTGGACAGTTCCAGCTGTATTCTCAGGATTAATAATTGGTGGTCCTAGTTATGCTATAGCTCAATTAGTATTCCTACTTGTTGGAATGGCAATATACTTCCCATTCTTTAAGAAAGTTGATGCTATGTCATATGCTGATGAATTAGCAGCACAAAAACACGAAAATAGCGCTCAAGCGTAA
- a CDS encoding PTS sugar transporter subunit IIB, whose amino-acid sequence MVTIKLFCASGMSTSVLVNKMKEAAKAKGVDAEIIAFPESQMDRHLDSMDVALLGPQVGYTLGKAKKLCEPHGIPVEVIPMVDYGMMNGAKVLDLALNLAKNK is encoded by the coding sequence ATGGTTACAATCAAATTATTCTGTGCATCAGGAATGTCAACAAGTGTTTTAGTTAATAAGATGAAGGAGGCAGCTAAAGCTAAAGGTGTTGATGCAGAAATTATAGCATTTCCAGAATCTCAAATGGATAGACATTTAGATAGTATGGATGTTGCATTACTTGGGCCACAAGTAGGATATACTTTAGGAAAAGCAAAGAAACTTTGTGAACCACATGGCATTCCAGTAGAAGTAATACCAATGGTTGATTATGGAATGATGAATGGAGCTAAAGTTTTAGATCTAGCATTAAATCTTGCAAAAAATAAATAA
- a CDS encoding PTS lactose/cellobiose transporter subunit IIA, with protein sequence MDQLEMAIMNIIINAGDCKNHAYMALSLVNEGKYEEAENEMQLANDALGKAHDAQTEMLQKEASGEKVELSVLFVHAQDHLMTSISEKNLIEQIIELRKIVNTLVK encoded by the coding sequence ATGGATCAATTAGAAATGGCAATAATGAATATTATAATCAATGCAGGAGATTGTAAAAATCATGCTTATATGGCTCTTAGTTTAGTAAACGAAGGTAAGTATGAAGAAGCTGAAAATGAAATGCAACTAGCAAATGATGCGTTAGGAAAAGCGCATGATGCACAAACAGAAATGCTTCAAAAAGAAGCTTCTGGAGAAAAAGTAGAGTTATCAGTTTTATTTGTTCATGCACAAGATCATTTAATGACATCTATATCAGAAAAGAATCTTATTGAACAAATTATAGAATTAAGAAAAATTGTAAACACTTTAGTAAAATAA
- a CDS encoding sigma 54-interacting transcriptional regulator, protein MAKKDLIYQKLLQLNSPDGIDTKTLAPLVNMTRANLSHELNELCKEGKLYKSSGRPVLFFLAENKIQSNESQLDLLAKNNISLKDSVEQAKAAILYPPKGMNCLILGSTGVGKSMFASLMHNYALEMKVKTEDSPFIVFNCADYTNNPQLLTSQLFGVKKGAYTGAESDKVGLIEQADGGILFLDEIHRLPPEGQEALFIFLDTGTFRRIGDSETRKSDVLIISATTEDPNSALLNTFTRRIPLVINIPSLKERTLDERLFLIKSFFKYESIRLNKEIYVSLNSLRALLSYDCPNNIGQLKSDVQLLCAKAYSEYLTNIRRDVRIHSKILPPYIKEGLYKEKEHRVLWNKLMSEEIEYFRFNGSNEDTNTIFNNGDNTIYDFIESKLEKLKSLEISDIDIENILEKDIAKHFNKNNSEVSEETSKQNLLTIIDEDTLKCIDSIVSHITRKLPVIFDSNLYTAFALHINTLINRINSDKIIINTNLNRIKDLYPSEFAVALEIKEIIENTINKSIPIDEAGYLTLFLIPDNTFNDKSQDKVKVILIAHGESTATSMADVSNRLLGENYIIPINAPIDVAPSKVLESLKIGIQDNPTSAGYLLLVDMGSLTTFADVIKKEFQVDIKVISLVSTLHVLEAARKALIGSSLDEIYNDVLMVNSYVEIHKNISNPSSDSDKVLIVTACLTGEGAAIAIKNFLLSNLRLDKDYFEVVCLNCLDKKYFKQKIINLQEKNEVLFIVSSFPVDSPIKQYTMYEVFNMNVLKELQSIIDSKLTMINLPKIIKENIYNIDGVELYKDVTLFLNILQEKLLIKLSDENMVGVILHLSFVIGRLRNEDNPAVYPQKEKYLEENINLYNIIKENLNFITSKYKVEISDDEICYLMNLLSNSAPELQSKL, encoded by the coding sequence ATGGCTAAAAAAGATTTGATTTACCAAAAACTTCTCCAGCTAAATTCTCCAGATGGAATAGATACTAAAACACTAGCGCCTCTAGTTAATATGACTAGAGCTAATTTAAGCCATGAACTAAATGAACTTTGTAAGGAAGGTAAATTGTATAAATCATCAGGTAGACCAGTATTATTTTTTCTTGCTGAAAATAAGATTCAAAGCAATGAATCTCAACTAGATTTGTTAGCTAAAAATAATATTTCTCTTAAAGATTCTGTGGAACAGGCTAAAGCAGCTATACTATATCCACCTAAAGGTATGAATTGTTTAATATTAGGTAGTACTGGTGTAGGAAAGTCTATGTTCGCATCTCTTATGCACAATTATGCATTGGAAATGAAGGTAAAAACAGAAGATTCTCCTTTTATAGTGTTTAACTGTGCAGATTATACTAATAACCCACAACTATTAACTTCTCAACTTTTTGGTGTAAAAAAAGGTGCGTATACTGGAGCTGAATCTGACAAAGTCGGATTAATAGAACAGGCTGATGGTGGTATTTTATTTTTAGATGAGATTCACAGATTGCCACCTGAAGGGCAGGAAGCTCTATTCATATTTTTAGATACAGGTACTTTTAGACGTATTGGGGATTCAGAAACCAGAAAATCAGATGTATTAATAATTTCAGCTACAACAGAAGACCCAAATTCTGCTTTATTAAACACATTTACAAGAAGAATTCCTCTTGTTATTAATATTCCTTCTCTTAAAGAAAGAACTTTAGATGAAAGATTATTTTTAATTAAAAGTTTCTTCAAATATGAAAGTATCCGTTTAAATAAAGAGATTTATGTATCTTTAAACTCTCTTAGAGCATTACTTTCTTATGATTGTCCTAATAATATAGGTCAGTTGAAAAGCGACGTTCAGCTACTTTGTGCAAAAGCATACTCTGAATACTTAACTAATATACGACGCGACGTAAGAATCCATAGTAAAATACTGCCTCCTTATATTAAAGAAGGTCTTTATAAAGAGAAAGAACATAGAGTTTTATGGAATAAACTTATGAGTGAAGAAATTGAATATTTCAGATTTAATGGTTCTAATGAAGATACAAACACTATATTTAATAATGGAGATAATACTATTTACGATTTTATAGAAAGTAAACTTGAAAAGCTTAAGTCTCTAGAAATTTCAGATATTGATATTGAGAACATTCTTGAGAAAGATATAGCCAAACATTTCAATAAAAATAACTCTGAAGTTTCCGAAGAAACAAGCAAACAAAACTTATTAACCATTATTGATGAAGATACATTAAAATGTATTGATAGTATAGTAAGTCATATAACTCGAAAGCTTCCTGTAATTTTTGATAGTAATTTATATACGGCTTTTGCTCTGCATATAAACACATTAATTAATAGAATAAACAGCGACAAGATAATAATAAACACTAATTTAAATAGAATAAAAGATCTTTATCCTTCTGAATTTGCTGTTGCACTAGAGATTAAGGAGATCATAGAAAACACTATTAATAAATCAATTCCAATAGATGAAGCTGGATACTTAACATTATTCTTGATACCAGATAATACTTTTAACGATAAATCTCAAGATAAAGTAAAAGTTATCCTAATTGCTCATGGTGAATCAACTGCAACTTCAATGGCTGATGTTTCTAACAGACTACTTGGAGAAAACTATATAATTCCAATAAACGCTCCAATAGATGTTGCTCCATCAAAAGTATTAGAAAGCCTTAAGATTGGTATTCAGGACAATCCAACTTCTGCTGGTTATCTCTTATTGGTAGATATGGGGTCTTTAACAACTTTTGCAGATGTTATAAAAAAGGAATTTCAAGTAGACATTAAAGTGATATCTCTTGTTTCAACTTTACATGTTTTAGAAGCAGCACGAAAAGCATTAATTGGATCATCGCTAGACGAAATATATAATGATGTTCTTATGGTAAATTCTTATGTAGAAATACATAAAAATATAAGTAATCCTTCTAGCGATTCAGATAAAGTTTTAATAGTAACTGCCTGCTTAACTGGTGAGGGAGCTGCTATTGCAATTAAAAACTTCTTACTAAGTAATCTTAGATTAGACAAAGATTATTTTGAAGTCGTTTGTCTAAACTGCTTAGACAAAAAATACTTCAAGCAAAAAATAATTAATCTTCAAGAAAAAAATGAGGTACTTTTTATAGTTTCATCTTTTCCTGTAGATTCACCTATAAAACAATATACAATGTACGAAGTATTTAACATGAATGTATTAAAAGAATTACAAAGTATAATTGATTCAAAATTAACTATGATTAATCTACCTAAAATTATAAAGGAAAATATATATAATATAGATGGTGTTGAACTTTATAAAGATGTGACTCTATTTTTGAATATATTACAAGAGAAACTCTTAATTAAATTATCTGATGAAAATATGGTTGGCGTTATTCTCCATTTATCATTTGTAATAGGACGATTAAGAAATGAAGATAATCCGGCTGTTTATCCTCAAAAAGAGAAATATCTAGAAGAAAATATAAATCTATATAATATAATAAAAGAAAATTTAAACTTTATAACTAGCAAATATAAAGTAGAAATATCAGATGATGAAATATGCTATTTGATGAATCTTTTATCAAACTCAGCTCCTGAATTACAAAGTAAACTTTAA